The proteins below come from a single Molothrus ater isolate BHLD 08-10-18 breed brown headed cowbird chromosome 3, BPBGC_Mater_1.1, whole genome shotgun sequence genomic window:
- the PLAGL1 gene encoding zinc finger protein PLAGL1, producing the protein MSTDLLWCEDCGKSLIGECKLHGPLIRAKDRVIPSRARLTLPHYLTLRVLELRAGNQQILGVFAKKVIQKRTQFGPYVGQLSTKLTCYDESRLVLQVLKDGGKYFLDTPNEDCGNWMMFVRLARNQEEQTLVAYQHCGEVYFTTVKSIEPHTELKVWYAADYAKFMEASAVFIKEESDVSPLPPVAKEPVDSWICSSCGSTFATFALLESHQCIHKDRVLPTRFRPPNKLGPVKTKNKLKGKLRGASLGKSITQCFGTISCSSAAKFSCASSGSTCGALVRFIPKWRNGRSSLLKGKEVKQPDSFPCRLCGKIFDSIDKLTVHTYAHKGERPYKCSQHGCTKAFISKYKLLRHSATHSPQKSHQCGYCEKTFHRKDHLKNHLQTHDPNKMAFKCEECGKKYNTKLGYKRHLALHAATSGDLTCRVCAQEFGGTEVLLEHLKSHAGKPTGNMKEKKHKCDHCERHFYTRKDVRRHMVVHTGCKDFLCQFCAQRFGRKDHLTRHTRKTHPQELLKSRLQNGDSVGLLDQLFSYRLKEDASMLSPLPERVPVPNGIVNSSETEEYNCSHLHSQSSLQTALPLESSPHLQRIGCADSIPAVPPTPCSAAVPVNLNLHQPNKYDLSSTSFATGSLKNLPIKVDVKGYNVHLLEDLPLPEPQSLLKISMEEASSGPVGDTNKYPVHKETEAAAETASLPFMDLTHVMGFWQLPPGDNQNTIGDITMAFGSEEPSHRLNGLGQQQGLQLAAGGMAINQLHHLPRSFPSTTNSVTLPHFHHAFK; encoded by the exons ATGTCCACAGACCTGCTCT GGTGTGAGGATTGCGGTAAAAGCCTTATAGGAGAATGCAAACTCCACGGACCACTCATCAGGGCTAAAGATAGGGTTATTCCCAGCCGGGCCCGCCTCACCCTACCTCACTACCTCACTTTGCGAGTCTTGGAGCTGAGAGCTGGAAACCAGCAGA tcCTTGGTGTATTTGCAAAGAAAGTAATACAGAAGAGAACACAATTTGGCCCTTATGTTGGTCAACTGTCTACAAAACTGACATGCTATGATGAGAGCAGATTAGTCCTGCAG GTGTTGAAAGATGGAGGGAAGTACTTTCTGGACACTCCCAATGAGGACTGTGGAAACTGGATGATGTTTGTCCGGCTAGCCCGGAACCAAGAAGAACAGACTCTTGTGGCTTATCAGCACTGTGGAGAAGTCTACTTCACAACAGTCAAG TCAATTGAACCCCACACAGAATTGAAAGTATGGTATGCTGCCGATTATGCCAAATTTATGGAAGCTTCTGCAGTCTTCATTAAAGAAGAATCAGATGTCTCTCCTTTGCCTCCAGTAGCA AAAGAGCCTGTAGACTCTTGGATATGCTCCAGCTGTGGAAGCACTTTTGCAACTTTTGCTCTGCTGGAATCTCACCAGTGCATCCATAAGGACCGAGTCCTTCCTACGAGGTTCAGACCACCAAATAAATTGGGacctgtaaaaacaaaaaacaaactcaaaggGAAACTGAGAGGAGCGTCATTAGGCAAAAGCATTACTCAATGCTTTGGGACCATTTCCTGTTCCTCTGCTGCAAAGTTCAGTTGTGCCAGCTCAGGAAGCACTTGTGGTGCTCTTGTAAGGTTTATTCCTAAATGGAGAAATGGTCGGTCTTCACtgctgaagggaaaagaagtgaAGCAGCCAGATAGTTTTCCCTGCCGACTCTGCGGGAAGATTTTTGATTCCATTGACAAGCTCACGGTCCACACTTATGCGCACAAAGGGGAGCGTCCCTACAAGTGTTCACAGCACGGATGCACAAAAGCcttcatttcaaaatataaactGCTCAG gCACTCGGCCACTCATTCTCCACAGAAATCTCACCAGTGTGGCTACTGTGAAAAGACCTTTCACAGGAAGGACCATCTAAAGAATCACCTTCAGACTCATGACCCCAACAAGATGGCCTTCAAGTGTGAAGAGTGTGGCAAGAAGTACAACACCAAGCTAGGCTACAAGAGGCACTTGGCTCTTCATGCTGCCACCAGCGGGGACCTCACCTGTAGGGTTTGTGCCCAAGAGTTTGGTGGTACTGAGGTTCTGTTGGAACACCTCAAAAGTCATGCAGGGAAGCCGACTGGCaacatgaaggaaaagaaacataagTGTGACCACTGTGAGCGTCACTTCTATACCCGCAAAGATGTGCGACGTCACATGGTGGTTCACACAGGCTGCAAAGACTTCCTGTGCCAGTTCTGTGCCCAGAGGTTCGGGAGGAAGGACCACTTGACACGCCATACTAGGAAGACTCATCCTCAAGAACTGCTGAAGAGCAGGTTGCAGAATGGTGACTCAGTGGGTCTCCTTGACCAGCTCTTTTCATACAGACTGAAGGAAGATGCCAGCATGCTGTCCCCTCTTCCTGAAAGGGTCCCTGTGCCAAATGGGATTGTGAATAGTTCAGAAACAGAGGAATACAACTGTTCACATCTTCATTCCCAGTCAAGCTTACAAACTGCTCTTCCTCTTGAGTCTTCTCCTCACTTGCAAAGGATTGGCTGTGCAGACAGCATCCCGGCTGTCCCTCCCACACCATGTTcagcagctgtccctgtcaACCTGAACCTTCATCAGCCTAACAAATACGACCTTAGTTCTACCTCATTTGCCACAGGATCCCTCAAGAATCTACCGATAAAAGTGGATGTTAAAGGTTACAATGTGCATCTTCTTGAGGACCTGCCGTTACCAGAACCTCAGTCTCTCCTCAAAATCAGTATGGAAGAAGCTTCCTCAGGGCCTGTAGGGGATACTAACAAGTACCCAGTGCACAAAGagacagaggcagcagctgaaactGCGAGCCTGCCTTTCATGGATCTCACTCATGTGATGGGCTtctggcagctcccaccagGTGACAACCAGAACACTATTGGGGACATCACAATGGCGTTTGGCTCAGAGGAACCATCACACAGGCTGAATGGCCTTGGCCAACAGCAAGGTCTTCAGCTAGCAGCTGGTGGGATGGCCATAAACCAGCTGCACCATCTTCCTCGCTCCTTTCCATCCACTACAAATTCTGTAACATTGCCTCACTTTCACCATGCCTTCAAGTAA